A part of Crassostrea angulata isolate pt1a10 chromosome 5, ASM2561291v2, whole genome shotgun sequence genomic DNA contains:
- the LOC128183279 gene encoding acetyl-CoA carboxylase-like isoform X1, with product MVAWQMTLKTPEYPEGHDIIVISNDITHKIGSFGPVEDLLFKKASEKARREGLPCIFVSANSGAWIGLAEEIKHLFKVAWYDPSDIEKGFKFLYLTPVDFKKVSAMNSVHAELIEDEGEPRYKIIDIIGREEGLGVENLRGSGMIAGESSIAYNEIVTINLVTCRAIGIGAYLVRLGQRTIQVENSHIILTGAGALNKVLGKEVYTSNNQLGGIQIMYTNGVTHDVTADDFDGVYKIIQWLSYMPKCKGSPLPILETGDPIDREVEFVPTKAPYDPRWMLNGRQNPDDKNCWQKGFFDHKSFHEILQPWAQTVVTGRARLGGIPVGVICVETRTVEMTIRADPANLDSETKVIQQAGQVWFPDSAYKTAQAIKDFNREELPLMIFANWRGFSGGLKDMHDQVLKFGFYIVDALTEYNQSIMIYIPPYAELRGGAWVVVDPTINLTHMEMYADELSRGGVLEPEGTVEIKFRRKDLEKTMQRLDKTCIQIVEKLTSPQLNSDEKAELQKRLAARQEKLLPMYHQVAIQFADLHDTPGRMEEMGVITDILKWHSSREFFYWYLKRRLLERQLKRKMKPVTHTVGEGELNSMLPRWFVEDRGTVNAYMWEDDKAMVQWLTEQIREDSMDNAVSDNIRCLQREHVLQQVRSLIQDNPEVAMDSIVHITQHMTPSQRSEVTRILANMDT from the exons ATGGTCGCCTGGCAGATGACCTTGAAAACACCAGAATATCCTGAAGGTCATGACATCATTGTGATATCCAATGACATCACCCACAAGATTGGGTCATTCGGACCAGTAGAGGATCTTCTCTTCAAG AAAGCCTCAGAGAAAGCCAGAAGGGAGGGACTACCTTGTATCTTTGTGTCTGCTAATAGCGGGGCTTGGATCGGGCTGGCTGAGGAAATTAAACACTTGTTTAAAGTCGCCTGGTATGACCCCAGCGACATAGAGAAG GGTTTCAAATTTCTTTACCTGACCCCAGTAGACTTTAAGAAAGTTAGTGCCATGAATTCCGTACACGCTGAATTAATTGAAGATGAAGGAGAGCCACGATACAAGATCATTGACATAATTG GTCGGGAGGAAGGTCTTGGGGTGGAAAATCTGAGAGGGTCCGGAATGATCGCTGGTGAATCGTCTATAGCTTACAACGAGATTGTCACCATCAACCTG gtTACCTGTAGAGCTATAGGTATAGGGGCTTACCTGGTCAGACTTGGGCAGAGGACTATACAAGTAGAAAACTCTCACATCATTCTCACAGGGGCTGGTGCCCTTAATAAG GTGCTAGGGAAGGAGGTATACACCAGTAACAACCAACTGGGAGGCATTCAAATTATGTACACTAATGGAGTCACACATGATGTCACAGCTGATGACTTTGACGGAGTCTACAAGATCATACAGTGGCTGTCTTACATGCCTAAG TGTAAAGGTTCCCCATTACCAATATTGGAAACAGGAGATCCTATAGACAGAGAGGTGGAATTTGTCCCCACAAAGGCCCCTTATGACCCCAGGTGGATGTTGAACGGCAGGCAGAATCCAG ATGACAAGAATTGCTGGCAGAAAGGTTTCTTTGACCACAAATCTTTCCACGAAATTCTACAACCTTGGGCACAAACTGTGGTTACAGGCAGAGCAAG GTTGGGAGGGATTCCTGTGGGTGTGATCTGTGTAGAGACCAGGACTGTGGAAATGACCATACGAGCTGACCCCGCTAACCTTGACTCAGAGACCAAG GTAATACAACAGGCGGGCCAGGTGTGGTTCCCAGACTCCGCCTACAAGACAGCACAGGCTATTAAGGACTTCAACAGAGAAGAACTCCCACTGATGATCTTTGCTAACTGGAGAGGTTTCTCTGGAGGATTGAAGG ACATGCATGACCAGGTGTTGAAGTTTGGTTTCTACATAGTGGATGCTCTCACAGAGTATAATCAATCAATCATGATCTACATTCCTCCCTATGCTGAGCTGAGGGGTGGGGCCTGGGTAGTTGTAGACCCCACCATTAACCTTACCCACATGGAGATGTACGCTGATGAACTCAGCAG GGGAGGAGTCTTAGAACCAGAGGGAACAGTGGAAATAAAGTTCCGGCGGAAAGATCTGGAGAAGACCATGCAGCGTCTGGATAAAACCTGTATCCAAATAGTGGAGAAACTGACCAGTCCACAGCTGAATTCAGACGAGAAAGCTGAACTCCAGAAAAGATTGGCAGCCCGCCAAGAGAAGTTACTTCCCATGTACCACCAGGTGGCTATCCAGTTTGCAGATCTTCATGACACCCCAGGCCGAATGGAGGAGATGGGTGTTATTACT GACATCCTGAAATGGCATAGTAGCCGAGAGTTTTTCTACTGGTATCTGAAGCGAAGACTGCTGGAGAGGCAGCTGAAAAGGAAGATGAAGCCGGTCACCCACACTGTGGGGGAGGGAGAGCTCAACTCCATGTTACCCCGCTGGTTTGTGGAGGATAGGGGCACCGTTAAT GCCTACATGTGGGAGGATGATAAAGCCATGGTTCAATGGTTGACGGAACAGATCCGAGAGGACAGTATGGACAATGCCGTGTCAGACAACATCCGGTGTCTACAGAGAGAGCACGTCCTACAACAAGTCAGAAG CTTGATACAAGACAATCCTGAGGTTGCTATGGACTCCATCGTCCACATAACACAACATATGACCCCGAGTCAAAGGTCAGAGGTAACAAGAATCTTAGCCAACATGGACACGTGA
- the LOC128183279 gene encoding acetyl-CoA carboxylase-like isoform X2: protein MVAWQMTLKTPEYPEGHDIIVISNDITHKIGSFGPVEDLLFKKASEKARREGLPCIFVSANSGAWIGLAEEIKHLFKVAWYDPSDIEKGFKFLYLTPVDFKKVSAMNSVHAELIEDEGEPRYKIIDIIGREEGLGVENLRGSGMIAGESSIAYNEIVTINLVTCRAIGIGAYLVRLGQRTIQVENSHIILTGAGALNKVLGKEVYTSNNQLGGIQIMYTNGVTHDVTADDFDGVYKIIQWLSYMPKCKGSPLPILETGDPIDREVEFVPTKAPYDPRWMLNGRQNPDDKNCWQKGFFDHKSFHEILQPWAQTVVTGRARLGGIPVGVICVETRTVEMTIRADPANLDSETKVIQQAGQVWFPDSAYKTAQAIKDFNREELPLMIFANWRGFSGGLKDMHDQVLKFGFYIVDALTEYNQSIMIYIPPYAELRGGAWVVVDPTINLTHMEMYADELSRGGVLEPEGTVEIKFRRKDLEKTMQRLDKTCIQIVEKLTSPQLNSDEKAELQKRLAARQEKLLPMYHQVAIQFADLHDTPGRMEEMGVITDILKWHSSREFFYWYLKRRLLERQLKRKMKPVTHTVGEGELNSMLPRWFVEDRGTVNAYMWEDDKAMVQWLTEQIREDSMDNAVSDNIRCLQREHVLQQLDTRQS, encoded by the exons ATGGTCGCCTGGCAGATGACCTTGAAAACACCAGAATATCCTGAAGGTCATGACATCATTGTGATATCCAATGACATCACCCACAAGATTGGGTCATTCGGACCAGTAGAGGATCTTCTCTTCAAG AAAGCCTCAGAGAAAGCCAGAAGGGAGGGACTACCTTGTATCTTTGTGTCTGCTAATAGCGGGGCTTGGATCGGGCTGGCTGAGGAAATTAAACACTTGTTTAAAGTCGCCTGGTATGACCCCAGCGACATAGAGAAG GGTTTCAAATTTCTTTACCTGACCCCAGTAGACTTTAAGAAAGTTAGTGCCATGAATTCCGTACACGCTGAATTAATTGAAGATGAAGGAGAGCCACGATACAAGATCATTGACATAATTG GTCGGGAGGAAGGTCTTGGGGTGGAAAATCTGAGAGGGTCCGGAATGATCGCTGGTGAATCGTCTATAGCTTACAACGAGATTGTCACCATCAACCTG gtTACCTGTAGAGCTATAGGTATAGGGGCTTACCTGGTCAGACTTGGGCAGAGGACTATACAAGTAGAAAACTCTCACATCATTCTCACAGGGGCTGGTGCCCTTAATAAG GTGCTAGGGAAGGAGGTATACACCAGTAACAACCAACTGGGAGGCATTCAAATTATGTACACTAATGGAGTCACACATGATGTCACAGCTGATGACTTTGACGGAGTCTACAAGATCATACAGTGGCTGTCTTACATGCCTAAG TGTAAAGGTTCCCCATTACCAATATTGGAAACAGGAGATCCTATAGACAGAGAGGTGGAATTTGTCCCCACAAAGGCCCCTTATGACCCCAGGTGGATGTTGAACGGCAGGCAGAATCCAG ATGACAAGAATTGCTGGCAGAAAGGTTTCTTTGACCACAAATCTTTCCACGAAATTCTACAACCTTGGGCACAAACTGTGGTTACAGGCAGAGCAAG GTTGGGAGGGATTCCTGTGGGTGTGATCTGTGTAGAGACCAGGACTGTGGAAATGACCATACGAGCTGACCCCGCTAACCTTGACTCAGAGACCAAG GTAATACAACAGGCGGGCCAGGTGTGGTTCCCAGACTCCGCCTACAAGACAGCACAGGCTATTAAGGACTTCAACAGAGAAGAACTCCCACTGATGATCTTTGCTAACTGGAGAGGTTTCTCTGGAGGATTGAAGG ACATGCATGACCAGGTGTTGAAGTTTGGTTTCTACATAGTGGATGCTCTCACAGAGTATAATCAATCAATCATGATCTACATTCCTCCCTATGCTGAGCTGAGGGGTGGGGCCTGGGTAGTTGTAGACCCCACCATTAACCTTACCCACATGGAGATGTACGCTGATGAACTCAGCAG GGGAGGAGTCTTAGAACCAGAGGGAACAGTGGAAATAAAGTTCCGGCGGAAAGATCTGGAGAAGACCATGCAGCGTCTGGATAAAACCTGTATCCAAATAGTGGAGAAACTGACCAGTCCACAGCTGAATTCAGACGAGAAAGCTGAACTCCAGAAAAGATTGGCAGCCCGCCAAGAGAAGTTACTTCCCATGTACCACCAGGTGGCTATCCAGTTTGCAGATCTTCATGACACCCCAGGCCGAATGGAGGAGATGGGTGTTATTACT GACATCCTGAAATGGCATAGTAGCCGAGAGTTTTTCTACTGGTATCTGAAGCGAAGACTGCTGGAGAGGCAGCTGAAAAGGAAGATGAAGCCGGTCACCCACACTGTGGGGGAGGGAGAGCTCAACTCCATGTTACCCCGCTGGTTTGTGGAGGATAGGGGCACCGTTAAT GCCTACATGTGGGAGGATGATAAAGCCATGGTTCAATGGTTGACGGAACAGATCCGAGAGGACAGTATGGACAATGCCGTGTCAGACAACATCCGGTGTCTACAGAGAGAGCACGTCCTACAACAA CTTGATACAAGACAATCCTGA